The following are encoded together in the Luteolibacter rhizosphaerae genome:
- a CDS encoding DEAD/DEAH box helicase, translating to MTPTPFEALPLAAPLHRALRELEYTTPSPIQAQAIPILLEGRDLLGSAQTGTGKTAGFALPILHALHEKPKPLKQKTARTLVLTPTRELAVQVAKSFTTYGRHVRFRQTLIYGGVGQNPQVAAMKTGVDVLVATPGRLLDLIDQKFLDLSGVEFFVLDEVDRMLDMGFQRDVTRIVGMLPKQRQSLFFSATMAPNIVKLAETILTEPAKVTIAPQSTTAERVEQKVAFVHKEHKRSLLEELLKEQASATDAKLTIVFSRTKHGANKLAKGLTAAGFQADAIHGNKSQAQREKALERFRKGLVPVLVATDVAARGVDVKDVGLVVNYDLPNEPEAYVHRIGRTGRAGAEGRSVSFCSEEELEYLRDIEKIIRMSVPRWDDHRWHDDAVADRHARGVRVSAPVKVNANKPPKRQGDRGNRGERQPQNQTQANPGGSEAANPARRRRRRRSGGGGGRFRGSSTSAAR from the coding sequence ATGACCCCGACCCCGTTCGAGGCGTTGCCGTTGGCCGCGCCTCTCCATCGCGCGTTGCGCGAACTCGAATACACCACCCCCTCGCCGATCCAGGCGCAAGCGATCCCGATCTTGTTAGAGGGACGCGATCTCCTCGGCTCCGCGCAGACCGGCACCGGCAAGACCGCGGGCTTCGCCCTGCCGATCCTGCACGCGCTGCATGAGAAGCCGAAACCGCTGAAGCAGAAGACCGCCCGCACCCTGGTGCTAACCCCGACCCGCGAGCTCGCGGTGCAGGTGGCCAAGAGCTTCACCACCTACGGTCGCCACGTCCGCTTCCGCCAGACCCTGATCTACGGTGGCGTGGGCCAAAACCCGCAGGTAGCCGCCATGAAGACCGGCGTGGACGTGCTGGTCGCCACTCCCGGCCGCTTGCTCGACCTGATCGACCAGAAGTTCCTCGACCTCTCCGGCGTGGAGTTCTTCGTGCTGGATGAAGTGGACCGCATGCTCGACATGGGCTTCCAACGCGATGTCACCCGCATTGTGGGGATGCTGCCGAAGCAACGCCAATCGCTGTTCTTCTCCGCCACCATGGCTCCGAACATCGTGAAGCTCGCGGAGACGATCCTGACCGAGCCTGCAAAGGTGACGATCGCCCCTCAGTCCACCACTGCAGAGCGTGTGGAGCAAAAGGTTGCCTTCGTGCACAAGGAGCACAAGCGCTCGCTGCTGGAGGAACTGCTCAAGGAGCAAGCCTCCGCCACGGACGCGAAGCTCACCATTGTCTTCAGCCGCACCAAGCACGGCGCGAACAAGCTGGCGAAGGGGCTTACCGCCGCCGGCTTCCAAGCCGATGCCATTCACGGCAATAAGTCGCAGGCACAACGTGAGAAAGCGCTCGAGCGTTTCCGCAAAGGCCTCGTGCCCGTCCTGGTCGCCACCGATGTCGCGGCCCGCGGCGTGGATGTGAAGGATGTGGGTCTGGTGGTGAACTACGATCTGCCCAACGAGCCGGAAGCCTACGTGCACCGGATCGGCCGCACCGGCCGGGCGGGTGCCGAAGGGCGCTCGGTTTCCTTCTGCTCGGAAGAGGAACTCGAATACCTGCGGGACATCGAGAAGATCATCCGCATGTCCGTGCCACGCTGGGACGACCATCGCTGGCATGACGACGCCGTGGCGGACCGCCACGCTCGGGGTGTTAGGGTTTCGGCCCCGGTCAAGGTCAATGCGAACAAGCCACCGAAGCGCCAAGGCGATCGGGGTAACCGCGGCGAGCGCCAGCCGCAGAATCAGACCCAAGCCAATCCGGGCGGTAGCGAAGCGGCCAACCCCGCAAGGCGTCGACGCCGACGCCGGAGTGGCGGTGGCGGAGGTCGTTTCCGCGGCTCCAGCACCAGCGCAGCCCGCTAA
- a CDS encoding efflux transporter outer membrane subunit has protein sequence MITTGSRLTLILAAGSCALLLPGCMKTGTTSSPNVTLPVSWRNAADFPTAAPDHDLSRWWNQFGDARMSSLIREALAGNRDMAASMSRVREALARKAAQQASLFPTLDYSGGRNTSAGFNDWTRTGSGTSYSAGLSASWELDFFGKNRQSILAASASADATKENFHSAQAALASEVALAYIDLRALESRLEVVKQSVKTREETTQLASWRHQAGEIDALQLRQAESSLESARGSISSLEQNIGQSRNRLSLLCGRTPGDVRLGVGSVPVPGRQLAIGIPADTIRQRPDVRAAGYNWIAAIANTRSAEADKLPSLRLSGSLGVNTLASSKLFNPESAAAGIIAGISGPIFDAGRIRANIAAQGEAEQQALLSYESSILTALSEVEDALIACRRTEERMVSVEKAAAAGREASKLATQRYRTGVIDFLTVLDAQRNDLAQEESLINVRADRAAAHIQLYKALGGGWSAGS, from the coding sequence ATGATCACGACCGGAAGCCGCCTCACCCTCATCCTCGCCGCGGGATCGTGCGCGCTGCTGCTGCCCGGCTGCATGAAGACGGGCACGACTTCCTCGCCAAACGTGACGCTCCCGGTCTCTTGGCGGAATGCTGCCGATTTCCCCACCGCAGCCCCGGATCACGATCTCTCGCGCTGGTGGAACCAATTCGGCGATGCCCGTATGAGCAGCTTGATCCGCGAGGCGCTCGCCGGAAACCGCGACATGGCGGCCTCGATGTCCCGCGTTCGTGAGGCGCTCGCCCGGAAGGCAGCGCAGCAAGCATCGCTCTTCCCCACCTTGGACTACTCCGGCGGCCGCAATACCAGCGCAGGCTTCAACGACTGGACCCGCACCGGCTCGGGCACCTCCTACTCCGCCGGCCTGAGCGCTTCTTGGGAGTTGGATTTCTTCGGCAAGAACCGGCAATCGATCCTTGCGGCGTCGGCAAGTGCCGATGCGACCAAAGAGAACTTCCACTCTGCTCAAGCGGCTTTGGCATCCGAAGTGGCACTCGCCTACATCGACTTGCGAGCCCTTGAGTCACGACTGGAAGTCGTGAAGCAAAGCGTGAAGACCCGGGAGGAAACCACGCAGCTCGCCTCATGGCGTCATCAAGCGGGCGAAATCGATGCGCTGCAACTGCGCCAAGCGGAATCCAGCTTGGAATCAGCGCGGGGCTCGATCTCCAGCCTCGAGCAAAACATCGGCCAGTCACGCAATCGCCTCTCCCTGCTCTGCGGTCGCACTCCGGGAGATGTTCGCTTGGGCGTCGGGTCCGTGCCCGTTCCGGGTAGACAGCTTGCGATCGGCATCCCTGCGGACACGATCCGTCAGCGTCCCGACGTCCGTGCTGCCGGCTACAACTGGATCGCCGCGATCGCCAACACCCGCTCGGCCGAGGCCGACAAGCTGCCCAGCCTGCGACTCAGCGGAAGCCTCGGTGTGAACACCCTGGCAAGCTCGAAGCTCTTCAATCCCGAATCCGCAGCCGCGGGCATCATCGCAGGCATCTCCGGTCCCATCTTCGATGCCGGACGGATCCGGGCAAACATCGCGGCACAGGGCGAGGCCGAACAGCAGGCGCTACTCTCCTACGAGTCCAGCATCCTCACCGCTCTATCGGAAGTGGAGGATGCCCTGATCGCCTGCCGCCGCACGGAGGAGCGAATGGTATCCGTGGAGAAGGCCGCCGCCGCAGGTCGCGAGGCATCCAAGTTGGCCACCCAGCGCTACCGCACCGGGGTGATCGACTTCCTCACCGTGCTCGATGCCCAGCGCAACGACCTCGCGCAGGAAGAGAGCCTCATCAATGTCCGCGCGGATCGCGCGGCAGCCCACATCCAACTTTACAAGGCGCTCGGCGGCGGTTGGTCCGCAGGCTCCTGA
- a CDS encoding GNAT family N-acetyltransferase, whose product MTNPPWRAVADAYWARELGCREDELFSTAVWMKPHGEALADYNGVFALFRDGRAIVSFPADRLEELAGRLPSEGLSPDVLASHFSGQGYRVIGPAFIGYADSVRDAGGDVRAMDGLDRGMIDELRGACSEMEWEHGGSDLGDSPCSGSFEAGELAALAGYEVWDDSIAHICVVTHPDFRARGHAKRAASHLAARAIAAGLVPQYRTLVANVPSMKAAEALGFQPYARSVAVRLGERTQ is encoded by the coding sequence ATGACGAATCCCCCTTGGCGAGCGGTGGCCGATGCCTATTGGGCGCGGGAGCTGGGTTGCCGTGAGGATGAGCTTTTCTCGACGGCAGTGTGGATGAAACCTCATGGCGAGGCTCTCGCGGATTACAATGGAGTCTTCGCGCTGTTCCGGGATGGGCGTGCGATCGTGTCATTCCCTGCCGATCGGCTTGAGGAATTGGCCGGACGCTTGCCTTCGGAGGGCTTGTCTCCGGATGTCCTCGCATCGCACTTCAGCGGCCAAGGCTATCGTGTCATCGGGCCGGCGTTTATCGGATATGCGGATAGCGTCAGGGATGCGGGTGGCGATGTGCGCGCGATGGATGGCCTCGATCGCGGCATGATTGATGAGCTTCGAGGGGCTTGCAGTGAAATGGAGTGGGAACACGGCGGGAGCGATCTTGGCGACAGTCCCTGTTCGGGTTCCTTTGAGGCCGGAGAGTTGGCGGCCCTCGCGGGTTACGAGGTCTGGGATGATTCGATTGCTCACATCTGCGTGGTCACTCATCCGGATTTCCGGGCGCGTGGACATGCGAAGCGGGCAGCCAGCCATCTGGCCGCAAGGGCTATCGCCGCCGGACTTGTTCCGCAGTATCGAACCTTGGTAGCGAATGTGCCTTCGATGAAGGCTGCGGAGGCACTTGGTTTTCAGCCGTATGCCCGGTCGGTGGCGGTGCGGCTGGGAGAGCGAACTCAATAG
- a CDS encoding VOC family protein yields the protein MSLRSKISPCLWFDGQAEPAARFYTSVFKNSKIENISYYSDVGKEHHGQESGTVMAVGFQIEGQTFTALNGGPIFKISEAISFQIDCETQEEVDYYWDKLNEGGDPSCQACGWLKDQFGVSWQVVPAALLEMMLDPDAAKVRRVTATMMEMKKLDIAALKAAYDG from the coding sequence ATGTCACTCCGCTCCAAAATCAGTCCCTGCCTGTGGTTCGACGGTCAAGCCGAGCCAGCCGCCCGCTTCTACACCTCCGTCTTCAAGAACTCGAAGATCGAGAACATCTCTTACTATAGCGATGTCGGCAAAGAGCACCACGGGCAGGAATCCGGAACGGTCATGGCCGTCGGATTCCAGATCGAAGGCCAGACCTTCACCGCTCTCAACGGCGGCCCGATCTTCAAGATCAGCGAGGCCATCTCATTCCAGATCGACTGCGAAACCCAGGAAGAGGTGGATTACTACTGGGACAAGCTCAACGAAGGGGGAGACCCATCCTGCCAAGCCTGCGGCTGGCTCAAGGATCAATTCGGCGTCTCATGGCAAGTCGTCCCGGCAGCCTTGCTCGAGATGATGCTTGATCCCGACGCCGCCAAGGTCCGGCGCGTGACCGCCACCATGATGGAGATGAAGAAGCTCGATATCGCCGCCTTGAAAGCCGCTTACGACGGCTAA
- the xylA gene encoding xylose isomerase translates to MAYFPDIPKVVFEGPKSKNPFAFKHYNPDEVIEGKTMREHFRFGAAYWHVMRNGLADPFGGGTAVTPWDDQSDSVDNAKKRADVFFEFLEKIDIDYYCFHDRDIAPELNDFAKSTAALNQVVEHLGGLQKATGKKLLWGTACLFSHPRYSQGAGTSPDARVFAYGAAQVKAAMDATHALGGEGYTFWGGREGYATLLNTDMKRELDHLATLLHMAVAHKKKIGFTGQFYIEPKPREPSTHQYDSDSAACLNFLRQYDLLEHFKLNIETNHATLAGHTMEHELTVAMDAGALGSIDANQGDELLGWDTDQFPSDLYGTTKVMLKLLEMGGFTTGGLNFDAKRRRESHEPVDLFHAHIGGMDAFARGLKTAAAIREDGRIADFVKSRYSSWDSGIGQQIESGAMDFDQLTDWVLRNPEPVIASGRQELMENILNELL, encoded by the coding sequence ATGGCTTACTTCCCGGACATTCCCAAGGTCGTCTTTGAGGGCCCCAAATCCAAGAATCCATTCGCATTCAAGCATTACAATCCCGACGAGGTGATCGAAGGGAAAACGATGCGTGAACATTTCCGTTTCGGCGCAGCCTATTGGCACGTGATGCGGAACGGTCTGGCCGACCCTTTCGGCGGGGGGACGGCGGTCACCCCTTGGGATGACCAGTCGGATTCCGTGGACAACGCCAAGAAGCGGGCGGACGTCTTCTTCGAGTTCCTCGAGAAGATCGATATCGACTACTACTGCTTCCACGATCGCGACATCGCTCCGGAGTTGAACGACTTCGCCAAGTCCACGGCGGCTCTTAACCAAGTGGTGGAGCACCTCGGCGGCCTGCAGAAGGCGACCGGCAAGAAACTGCTCTGGGGCACGGCCTGCCTCTTCTCGCACCCCCGCTACTCGCAGGGCGCCGGCACCTCGCCGGATGCCCGGGTCTTCGCCTACGGCGCAGCCCAGGTGAAGGCGGCGATGGATGCCACCCACGCGCTCGGCGGCGAGGGCTACACCTTCTGGGGCGGCCGCGAAGGCTACGCCACCCTGCTAAATACGGACATGAAGCGCGAGCTGGATCACTTGGCCACGCTCCTGCACATGGCCGTCGCTCACAAGAAGAAGATCGGCTTCACCGGCCAGTTCTATATCGAGCCGAAGCCACGCGAACCCTCCACCCACCAGTATGACTCGGACTCGGCTGCCTGCCTGAACTTCCTCCGGCAGTATGATCTGCTCGAGCACTTCAAGCTCAACATCGAGACCAACCATGCCACACTCGCCGGCCACACGATGGAGCACGAGTTGACCGTAGCCATGGACGCGGGTGCACTCGGCTCGATCGATGCGAACCAAGGCGACGAGCTACTGGGCTGGGATACCGACCAATTCCCGAGCGACCTGTATGGCACGACCAAGGTGATGCTGAAGCTGCTCGAGATGGGCGGCTTCACCACCGGTGGCCTGAACTTCGACGCGAAGCGCCGCCGTGAGTCCCACGAGCCGGTCGATCTCTTCCACGCCCACATCGGTGGCATGGATGCCTTCGCCCGCGGTCTGAAGACCGCTGCCGCCATCCGCGAGGACGGCCGCATCGCCGACTTCGTGAAGTCCCGTTACTCAAGCTGGGACAGCGGGATCGGCCAGCAAATCGAAAGCGGGGCGATGGACTTCGACCAGCTGACCGACTGGGTGCTCCGCAATCCCGAGCCGGTGATCGCGTCCGGCCGCCAGGAACTGATGGAGAACATCCTCAACGAACTTCTGTGA
- a CDS encoding ABC transporter permease, whose translation MFWNAFIIALREIRRNLTRAFLTVLGVVIGVAAVITMVTLGSGATEALKQGISKLGNNLLTLRPGQGWGPSAAPLFSATDVDMIRNQVPGIRHITPMSNTNVQAIYGEEARQTDVQGTYPEYFPIGNWKIASGRFFEMDELNEGAPVAVIGETIKKELFNGRDPLGEKIRLLNTAVTVIGVTEVKGQAGWGDDLDDNIIIPITTLQSRLNGQMFKQNVNQIMISTEDGYPTDAVMADITSLMRERRNLARTVSNNFSVTDTRQIAEVMSSSVKTMTGLLGAVAGVSLLVGGIGIMNIMLVSVTERTREIGIRMSIGARAREVMLQFLVEAVTLSCVGGLSGIGLAYGLCYVLSPLVGAPFTFDPKINIIAVIFSAAIGVLFGFMPARRAAKLDPIEALRHE comes from the coding sequence ATGTTCTGGAATGCTTTCATCATCGCGCTGCGGGAGATCCGGCGGAATCTCACCCGCGCCTTCCTCACCGTGCTTGGCGTGGTGATCGGTGTGGCGGCAGTGATCACCATGGTCACGCTCGGCAGCGGTGCCACCGAGGCTCTGAAGCAAGGGATCTCCAAGCTCGGTAACAACCTGCTCACGCTCCGGCCCGGCCAAGGCTGGGGGCCGTCCGCCGCGCCGCTCTTCAGCGCCACGGACGTGGACATGATCCGCAACCAGGTTCCCGGCATCCGTCACATCACGCCGATGTCGAATACCAACGTGCAGGCCATTTACGGCGAGGAAGCCCGCCAGACCGATGTCCAAGGCACCTACCCGGAATACTTCCCGATCGGAAACTGGAAGATCGCCAGTGGTCGCTTCTTCGAGATGGATGAGCTGAATGAAGGCGCTCCGGTCGCAGTCATCGGCGAGACGATCAAGAAGGAGCTCTTCAATGGACGTGACCCGCTCGGAGAGAAGATCCGCCTGCTGAATACCGCCGTCACCGTGATCGGCGTGACCGAAGTGAAGGGACAGGCCGGATGGGGCGATGACCTGGATGACAACATCATCATCCCGATCACCACCCTGCAGAGCCGCCTGAACGGCCAGATGTTCAAGCAGAACGTCAACCAGATCATGATCTCCACGGAGGACGGTTATCCGACCGACGCGGTCATGGCGGACATCACCTCGCTCATGCGCGAAAGGCGCAATCTCGCTCGCACGGTATCCAACAACTTTTCGGTAACCGATACCCGCCAGATCGCGGAGGTGATGAGCTCGAGCGTGAAGACCATGACGGGACTGCTTGGCGCGGTCGCGGGAGTCAGTCTTCTGGTAGGCGGTATCGGCATCATGAATATCATGCTCGTGTCCGTGACCGAGCGCACGCGCGAGATCGGCATCCGCATGTCCATCGGCGCACGGGCTAGGGAGGTCATGCTCCAGTTCCTGGTGGAGGCCGTCACCCTATCCTGCGTGGGCGGGCTGAGCGGGATCGGCTTGGCCTATGGCCTGTGTTACGTGCTCTCGCCCTTGGTCGGCGCGCCCTTCACCTTCGATCCGAAGATCAATATCATCGCCGTCATCTTCTCGGCTGCCATCGGCGTGCTCTTCGGCTTCATGCCTGCCCGTCGTGCCGCCAAGCTCGATCCGATCGAAGCCTTGAGGCACGAGTAA
- a CDS encoding glycosyltransferase → MRIDIVTDTFAPDVNGVAMTLGRLCDGLRRRGHLVHVIRTGEGGGKGETIAASVPLPGYKEVRVGLPGPFKLRKRWTKRRPDAVYVATESPLGSSAIKTANALEIPVAAGFHTNFHQYMEQYRLGGLQPAAMAYLKRVHNRADLTMAPTTDVVDMLRREGFNNVRLLGRGVDTLLFDPAKRCATLRASWGARSESPVAIVVGRVAAEKNLPFAMECFRKMRERVPDLRCVVVGDGPLREKLQVENSFVNFAGMQTGEDLARHYASADILLFPSETETFGNVLLEGMASGLVTVSHDYAASARHVEHGGNGLKCAKGDGSAYQTECLSALERWRDDKFRARARQSAESLGWEQVVEAFESHLVEASEARGPVTLTLKERKKRPKRNFRTIFLSDIHLGTEDSKVHEVIDFLKHTRCEKLVLNGDIIDGWALKRGTKWRKRHSKFIRTVLKKMEKDDTEVVYLRGNHDDILERFLPLGFGKLQFVKEHIHKGVDGKRYLVVHGDGFDSVSTNHKWVAVLGAIGYDALLRANRVYNRYRAWRGKEYYSVSKAIKARVKSAVNFVGEYEIQLQDFARKRNCDGIICGHIHTPEDKQVGEIRYLNSGDWVESMTAIVEHHDGRLELVHYTEFMAALAAEVRPAKDRSRIEAGFVLSA, encoded by the coding sequence ATGAGAATTGACATCGTCACCGACACCTTCGCTCCCGACGTCAACGGCGTGGCCATGACGCTCGGTCGCCTCTGCGACGGACTCCGCCGCCGGGGACATTTGGTCCATGTGATCCGCACGGGAGAGGGTGGGGGAAAAGGGGAGACCATCGCCGCATCGGTCCCGCTGCCCGGATACAAGGAAGTCCGCGTCGGGCTTCCCGGGCCTTTCAAGCTCCGCAAGCGCTGGACGAAGCGTCGCCCAGATGCCGTCTATGTGGCCACCGAGAGCCCGCTCGGCAGTTCCGCGATCAAGACCGCCAACGCCTTGGAGATCCCGGTCGCCGCAGGCTTCCACACGAACTTCCATCAGTACATGGAGCAGTATCGCCTCGGCGGACTGCAACCGGCCGCGATGGCCTATCTCAAACGCGTCCACAACCGCGCGGATCTCACGATGGCGCCCACCACCGACGTGGTCGACATGCTGCGCCGCGAGGGCTTTAACAACGTCCGCCTCCTGGGACGCGGCGTGGACACTCTGCTCTTCGATCCCGCCAAACGCTGCGCCACCTTGCGAGCTTCGTGGGGTGCGCGCTCCGAGTCACCCGTTGCCATTGTGGTGGGTCGTGTGGCCGCCGAGAAGAACCTCCCGTTCGCGATGGAGTGCTTCCGCAAGATGCGCGAGCGCGTGCCGGATCTCCGTTGCGTGGTCGTGGGCGATGGCCCCCTGCGCGAGAAGCTGCAGGTGGAGAATTCCTTCGTAAACTTCGCCGGAATGCAGACGGGCGAGGACCTCGCGCGTCACTATGCCTCGGCCGATATCCTGCTCTTTCCTAGCGAAACCGAGACTTTCGGCAACGTCCTCCTGGAAGGCATGGCCAGTGGTCTGGTCACCGTCAGCCATGACTACGCCGCCTCCGCCCGTCACGTGGAGCACGGTGGCAACGGCCTGAAATGCGCCAAGGGCGATGGCTCGGCTTATCAAACCGAGTGCCTCTCAGCTCTGGAACGCTGGCGCGATGACAAGTTCCGGGCCCGCGCCAGACAATCCGCCGAATCCCTCGGATGGGAACAAGTCGTGGAGGCCTTCGAGAGCCACCTTGTCGAGGCCAGCGAAGCGCGCGGCCCAGTCACGCTCACTCTCAAGGAGCGCAAGAAACGGCCGAAGCGAAACTTCCGCACCATCTTCCTCTCCGACATTCATCTCGGCACCGAAGACTCGAAGGTCCACGAGGTTATCGACTTCCTCAAGCACACCCGCTGCGAGAAGCTGGTGCTGAATGGCGACATCATCGACGGCTGGGCCCTCAAGCGGGGCACCAAATGGCGCAAGCGCCATAGCAAATTCATCCGCACCGTGCTGAAGAAGATGGAGAAGGACGACACCGAGGTCGTCTATCTCCGCGGCAATCACGATGACATCCTCGAGCGCTTCCTGCCCCTCGGCTTCGGCAAGCTGCAGTTCGTGAAGGAGCACATCCACAAGGGCGTGGACGGCAAGCGTTACCTGGTTGTTCACGGCGACGGCTTCGACTCCGTCTCCACCAACCACAAGTGGGTGGCCGTGCTTGGCGCGATCGGCTACGACGCCTTGCTTCGCGCCAACCGCGTCTACAACCGCTACCGGGCTTGGCGCGGGAAGGAATACTACTCCGTCAGCAAGGCGATCAAAGCACGCGTGAAGTCCGCAGTGAACTTCGTGGGCGAGTATGAGATCCAACTCCAAGACTTCGCCCGCAAGCGCAACTGCGACGGCATCATCTGCGGCCACATCCACACCCCGGAGGACAAGCAGGTGGGTGAGATCCGGTACCTGAATTCCGGCGATTGGGTCGAGAGCATGACGGCCATCGTCGAGCATCACGACGGACGTCTGGAGCTCGTGCACTACACCGAGTTCATGGCCGCGCTGGCCGCGGAAGTGCGGCCGGCGAAGGACCGGAGCCGGATCGAAGCGGGCTTCGTCCTCTCCGCCTGA
- a CDS encoding ABC transporter ATP-binding protein produces the protein MESLIELRSLTKTYGKGDAEFQALKGVDLDINKGEFVAVMGPSGSGKSTLMNLLGCLDTPTTGSYVFDGISVDQLNKDQRSLLRRHALGFIFQGFNLLARTSALENVELPLLYRGYTRRERHEMARAALASVGLPDKERNTPAELSGGQQQRVAIARAIVTNPGTLFADEPTGNLDSKTTLEIMELLCRLNEDRGISILMVTHEDDVAHYAKRIVHVRDGLIGSDVVNENRPARAKKP, from the coding sequence ATGGAAAGTCTCATCGAGCTCAGGTCCCTCACCAAGACCTACGGCAAGGGTGATGCCGAGTTCCAAGCGCTCAAGGGCGTGGATCTCGACATCAACAAAGGCGAGTTCGTCGCCGTGATGGGTCCCAGCGGCTCGGGCAAGTCCACGCTGATGAACCTGCTCGGCTGCCTTGATACCCCGACCACCGGTTCCTACGTCTTCGATGGAATCTCCGTGGACCAACTCAACAAGGACCAGCGCTCGCTGCTGCGTCGTCACGCCCTCGGCTTCATCTTCCAAGGCTTCAATCTGCTCGCGCGCACCTCCGCTCTGGAGAATGTCGAGCTTCCTTTGCTCTATCGCGGCTACACCCGCCGCGAACGCCATGAGATGGCACGTGCCGCTCTGGCCAGCGTGGGTCTCCCCGACAAGGAGCGGAACACTCCGGCGGAACTTTCCGGTGGCCAGCAGCAACGCGTCGCCATCGCCCGCGCGATCGTCACGAATCCCGGCACGCTCTTCGCCGACGAACCGACCGGTAACCTCGATTCGAAAACCACGCTGGAGATCATGGAACTGCTCTGCCGTCTCAATGAGGACCGCGGCATCTCGATCCTGATGGTGACCCACGAAGACGACGTGGCGCACTATGCAAAACGAATCGTCCATGTCCGCGACGGCCTGATCGGCTCGGACGTCGTCAACGAAAATCGCCCGGCCCGGGCCAAGAAGCCATGA
- a CDS encoding efflux RND transporter periplasmic adaptor subunit, translating into MSKKDSSEDLAAIIARGKSRPVRKWFFIAFGLAAVGSGTWYYKSRESEAPQGPEYLTQPLERGDLSIEVTATGTLAPINQVTVGSELSGTAAEVYVDTNDLVKKGQPLAKLDTTKLESQTERSRAVLLAAKARVSQVEATLKESEASHARLQELHKLSGGQTPSKAEMETSEATVTRAHADLESAKASVAQAEADLKSIERDLGKTIIRSPVDGTVLSRKLEVGQTVAASFTAPELFIIGEDLRKMELNVAVGEAEIGRLEAGQEAEFEVSTWRQRVYKASVKKVLFGSVITNNVVTYSTELEVNNDDLSLRPGMTATANIFVAKKENILKVSNAALRFDPVAAAKLGKPEEEDGKRTLVQNLSPGGGRWRRLAGGGGGAAGSPDPKKGARIWVLKDGQPVEIPVTVGITDGNDTEVSGEGLSEDMKVIVSAKPVTAA; encoded by the coding sequence ATGTCCAAGAAAGATTCATCCGAAGATCTCGCCGCCATTATTGCCCGCGGCAAGTCGCGCCCTGTTAGAAAGTGGTTCTTCATCGCCTTCGGCCTTGCCGCGGTCGGTTCCGGCACTTGGTACTACAAGTCTCGTGAAAGCGAAGCTCCCCAGGGGCCCGAGTACCTCACCCAGCCCTTGGAGCGGGGTGATCTCTCGATCGAAGTCACCGCCACCGGCACGCTCGCCCCGATCAACCAGGTGACCGTGGGTAGCGAGCTGTCCGGCACTGCCGCGGAAGTCTATGTCGACACCAACGATCTGGTGAAGAAGGGGCAGCCGCTGGCGAAGCTCGACACCACAAAACTCGAAAGCCAGACCGAACGCAGCCGTGCCGTGCTGCTCGCAGCCAAGGCACGGGTAAGCCAGGTCGAAGCCACCCTGAAGGAAAGCGAGGCATCGCATGCCCGCCTGCAGGAGCTTCACAAGCTCAGCGGCGGCCAGACTCCTTCCAAGGCGGAGATGGAAACTTCCGAAGCCACCGTCACCCGCGCGCACGCGGACCTCGAAAGCGCGAAGGCCTCGGTGGCCCAGGCGGAAGCCGACCTGAAGTCGATCGAGCGCGACCTCGGCAAGACCATCATCCGCTCGCCCGTCGATGGCACCGTGCTTTCGCGCAAGCTGGAGGTCGGCCAGACCGTGGCGGCATCCTTCACCGCTCCCGAGCTCTTCATCATCGGTGAGGACCTGCGCAAGATGGAGCTGAACGTGGCCGTGGGTGAGGCCGAGATCGGCCGCCTCGAAGCCGGACAGGAAGCCGAGTTCGAGGTCTCCACCTGGCGGCAGCGCGTTTACAAGGCCTCCGTGAAAAAGGTCCTGTTCGGCTCCGTGATCACGAACAATGTGGTGACCTACAGCACCGAGCTCGAAGTGAACAACGACGACCTCAGCCTGCGTCCCGGCATGACTGCCACGGCGAACATCTTCGTCGCGAAGAAGGAGAACATTCTCAAGGTTTCGAATGCAGCCCTGCGTTTCGATCCCGTCGCGGCGGCCAAGCTCGGCAAGCCGGAGGAAGAGGATGGGAAGCGCACGCTGGTGCAAAACCTCTCCCCGGGTGGTGGTCGCTGGCGCCGCCTGGCCGGTGGTGGCGGAGGCGCCGCCGGATCTCCTGACCCGAAGAAAGGCGCCCGCATCTGGGTGCTCAAGGACGGTCAACCGGTCGAGATCCCGGTCACCGTCGGCATCACCGATGGCAATGACACCGAGGTCTCCGGTGAAGGCTTGAGCGAGGACATGAAGGTGATCGTGAGCGCGAAACCCGTGACCGCCGCCTGA